Proteins encoded together in one Desulfovibrio sp. UCD-KL4C window:
- a CDS encoding DUF3365 domain-containing protein — MGTFGPKNLQAKFLMGLGAIVLLLGIFFASSLYFHLSYLLDTQVKDKADLVFSQVTSVQGYVREILRPKMYESLPEGEFIIEAMSSSYISRVIMDQMNAAHSEYYYRRVADNARNPIFEINKNEYELLDYFRAHPEQDFWEGYRKMEGKEYFIKARPVKFKTSCLTCHGVPEDAPPILLERYGVDRGFGHKLNDISGLVVVGVPVEGAVGNIREVTIGYAALYGGGMLLFFGLVQMFFNRLIMNNLRRLISKFRTLFHEDAELGVLEKLEHEDEIEEVVQGLEELGDHIHEMHYQLRQHSENLEQTVEVRTKELEMEAEERRLDVGLFVQLLDGLNRSHTRRQMWRHSLPLIIQRFRAREGGFICMLASQTFYTWPKGTSKPELPANWKEIITEVKPYFEPGKAYIPVGSSDASSEGLLCLTWEEGARITELDRNVLRALGQQLGIAMENLSSLHNLLRQKDMLQAIVEGISDPLLLMDGACGIFLANEAARSLSSSFAGGESDASCSALFNEGGIFETCPLQLQSALEEGNAMSREVQTQDGRSFSVNVFPVAEGTAQEGRAVVYVRDVTQEKQMMATMQQSEKLATVGQFAAGLAHEINNPLGVIKCYAELLKGEATGPEFASDVDVIIKHASQAESVLQDLLNFARPKRMEPLSLNVGEVLTNAINVFRIQAEKKGVNVVLSVDEDIPNIVANEQAIEQIFANLFKNGLDAVEENFGRIEVSVTKELLPDSIIIRVADNGSGISDDHRIKLFDPFFTTKDVGKGTGLGLAVVYGLVQEMGGSIEMNNNDGAVFTVSLPVKEGGRAEGDI, encoded by the coding sequence ATGGGAACTTTCGGGCCGAAAAATCTTCAAGCCAAATTTCTTATGGGTCTTGGCGCTATAGTTTTATTACTCGGTATTTTTTTTGCGTCGAGTCTATACTTTCACCTCAGCTATTTGTTGGATACGCAGGTTAAAGACAAAGCTGATCTTGTTTTCAGTCAAGTTACGAGCGTGCAGGGATATGTACGTGAAATTCTCAGGCCTAAAATGTATGAATCCTTACCGGAAGGTGAATTTATTATTGAGGCTATGTCTTCGTCTTATATTTCTCGAGTTATCATGGACCAGATGAATGCGGCTCATTCAGAGTATTATTATAGACGCGTGGCGGATAATGCCCGTAACCCGATTTTTGAAATAAATAAAAATGAGTACGAGCTTCTTGATTATTTCAGAGCTCACCCTGAGCAAGATTTCTGGGAGGGCTATCGCAAGATGGAAGGAAAAGAATATTTTATTAAAGCCCGTCCTGTGAAGTTTAAAACCTCTTGCCTCACTTGTCATGGAGTTCCCGAGGATGCACCCCCCATATTACTAGAAAGGTATGGGGTAGATCGAGGTTTCGGGCATAAGTTGAACGATATTAGTGGGCTAGTTGTAGTAGGAGTTCCTGTAGAAGGAGCCGTTGGGAATATACGTGAAGTAACTATTGGATATGCAGCTCTTTACGGCGGCGGAATGTTGCTATTCTTTGGCTTGGTTCAAATGTTTTTCAACCGCCTTATTATGAATAATTTGCGCAGACTTATCAGTAAATTTCGTACTTTATTTCATGAAGATGCAGAGCTTGGAGTATTAGAAAAGCTAGAGCATGAAGATGAAATTGAGGAAGTAGTACAAGGGCTAGAAGAGCTTGGGGATCATATTCATGAAATGCACTATCAGTTACGTCAGCACTCAGAGAATCTCGAACAGACAGTAGAAGTTCGTACTAAAGAATTAGAGATGGAAGCTGAAGAAAGGCGTTTAGACGTGGGGCTTTTTGTTCAGCTACTCGACGGGTTAAATAGAAGCCATACGCGAAGGCAGATGTGGAGGCATTCTTTACCACTTATTATTCAGCGTTTTCGGGCTCGCGAGGGTGGGTTTATCTGCATGCTCGCATCTCAGACTTTTTATACTTGGCCTAAAGGCACTTCTAAACCTGAATTGCCTGCAAATTGGAAAGAAATTATTACTGAAGTTAAACCATATTTTGAGCCTGGAAAGGCTTACATTCCAGTAGGGTCATCGGATGCTTCCTCTGAGGGGCTTCTTTGTTTAACTTGGGAAGAAGGTGCGAGGATTACAGAGCTTGATCGGAACGTACTTCGAGCCTTAGGTCAACAGCTTGGCATTGCCATGGAGAATTTATCTTCTTTGCATAATTTGCTCAGGCAAAAAGATATGCTTCAAGCTATAGTAGAGGGGATTAGTGATCCGCTTCTTCTTATGGATGGTGCTTGTGGTATTTTTCTTGCCAATGAAGCGGCTCGTTCCCTTTCTAGCTCTTTTGCGGGAGGAGAGAGTGATGCTTCCTGCTCTGCACTGTTTAATGAAGGAGGCATATTCGAAACTTGCCCTCTACAATTACAGTCTGCTTTGGAGGAAGGGAATGCCATGTCCCGCGAAGTGCAAACCCAAGATGGCAGATCCTTTTCCGTAAATGTTTTCCCCGTGGCTGAGGGGACGGCTCAAGAAGGGCGTGCTGTTGTTTATGTTCGCGATGTGACACAAGAAAAACAAATGATGGCAACAATGCAGCAGAGTGAAAAACTTGCAACTGTCGGGCAGTTTGCAGCTGGGTTGGCTCACGAAATTAACAATCCTTTGGGAGTGATCAAGTGCTATGCGGAATTACTCAAGGGAGAAGCGACCGGCCCTGAATTTGCCAGTGATGTTGATGTTATTATTAAGCATGCTTCCCAAGCGGAAAGTGTGTTGCAGGATCTTTTAAATTTTGCCAGACCAAAACGCATGGAACCGTTAAGTTTGAATGTCGGTGAGGTCTTGACTAATGCCATCAATGTTTTTCGCATTCAAGCCGAAAAGAAAGGAGTAAATGTCGTTCTAAGTGTAGATGAAGATATTCCTAATATTGTTGCCAACGAGCAAGCCATAGAACAGATATTTGCTAACTTGTTTAAAAATGGACTTGATGCTGTAGAGGAAAACTTTGGACGTATTGAAGTTTCGGTAACCAAGGAGCTCTTGCCGGATTCTATTATTATTCGCGTGGCAGATAACGGCTCCGGAATTTCGGATGATCACAGGATAAAGTTATTTGATCCTTTTTTTACTACAAAGGATGTTGGTAAGGGAACTGGTCTTGGGTTGGCTGTCGTTTACGGGCTGGTTCAGGAAATGGGAGGTTCTATCGAAATGAATAATAATGATGGAGCTGTGTTCACGGTATCTCTTCCCGTTAAGGAAGGCGGGCGTGCAGAGGGAGATATATGA
- a CDS encoding sigma-54 dependent transcriptional regulator — protein MTTFTGILLVDDEKDFATGMARLLKRKYPNEHIVAAYSGAEALLLLEKESFGVMVTDLNMPGMDGVDLLRQAKDAHPDLSVVIITAYGTVETAVDALKVGAYDFLTKPVDPENLFRVVKRGLERSRLLGENALLQDTLARMTGPSELVGDSLPLRRLKDRVAAVAGSDYTVLIRGESGTGKELVARSIHQLSARRKKTMLTVNCPAIPDQLLESELFGHVKGAFTGANRDRKGLFVSANGGTLLLDEIGDISSAIQAKLLRALQEGEIRPVGSSKTIPVDVRILASTNQPLEDKIKDNSFREDLYYRLNVLSLSLPPLRERCGDIAMLARHFLVISCKEMEVKPKVISPDAVAYLSTKKWPGNVRELQNFIRRLAVFSSSEFLELPHIRLIEGLDGIPEEENESMAPYKNAKEKVVADFTRAYIEELLTKAHGNVSESARLSGLSRVALQKIIKRLAIDAGDFK, from the coding sequence ATGACAACTTTCACAGGTATTTTACTTGTTGATGATGAGAAAGATTTTGCCACCGGTATGGCTCGTCTTTTAAAAAGAAAATATCCCAATGAGCATATTGTGGCAGCGTATTCTGGAGCTGAGGCCCTTTTATTACTCGAAAAAGAGTCGTTCGGGGTAATGGTAACCGATTTAAATATGCCAGGCATGGATGGAGTTGATTTGCTTCGTCAAGCGAAGGATGCGCACCCAGACCTGAGTGTAGTAATCATTACAGCTTACGGAACAGTTGAAACAGCTGTTGATGCTCTTAAAGTCGGTGCATATGATTTTTTGACTAAACCTGTGGATCCTGAAAATCTATTTCGTGTGGTTAAAAGGGGGCTGGAGCGAAGTCGTCTTTTAGGAGAGAATGCACTGCTTCAGGATACATTGGCTCGAATGACTGGCCCCAGTGAATTGGTTGGTGATAGCTTACCTCTTCGTCGTCTTAAGGATCGCGTTGCTGCTGTTGCTGGGTCTGATTATACTGTGTTGATTCGCGGAGAATCCGGTACAGGTAAAGAGCTTGTAGCTAGGTCTATACACCAGTTAAGTGCGCGTAGAAAAAAAACTATGCTTACTGTTAACTGTCCGGCTATTCCGGATCAATTGCTTGAAAGTGAACTTTTCGGACATGTTAAAGGGGCTTTTACTGGCGCAAATCGCGACCGGAAAGGTCTTTTTGTTTCTGCTAATGGTGGAACTTTGTTGCTGGACGAGATCGGTGATATTTCTTCTGCTATTCAGGCCAAGTTACTAAGAGCGCTACAGGAGGGGGAAATTCGGCCCGTCGGGTCAAGCAAAACTATTCCTGTTGATGTTCGTATTCTTGCTTCGACAAACCAGCCTCTTGAGGACAAAATAAAAGATAATAGTTTTCGAGAGGATTTATATTATCGGTTGAATGTGCTTAGTTTAAGCCTTCCACCTTTGCGAGAAAGGTGCGGTGATATTGCTATGCTTGCTCGTCACTTTTTAGTTATTTCCTGCAAAGAAATGGAGGTTAAGCCCAAAGTCATATCCCCTGATGCCGTGGCTTATCTAAGCACTAAGAAGTGGCCTGGTAATGTTAGAGAATTGCAAAATTTCATTCGTAGGTTAGCTGTTTTTTCATCTAGCGAATTTCTGGAACTGCCGCATATCCGCTTAATAGAAGGGCTTGATGGTATTCCGGAAGAGGAAAATGAAAGCATGGCTCCTTATAAGAATGCTAAGGAAAAAGTTGTAGCCGATTTTACTAGGGCGTATATCGAAGAGTTATTGACAAAAGCCCATGGCAATGTCTCCGAGTCAGCAAGGCTCAGTGGGCTATCTAGAGTCGCTTTACAAAAGATTATTAAACGTCTTGCAATAGATGCAGGGGATTTTAAATAA
- a CDS encoding ATP-binding protein, whose product MADKTFHSLHRLSLRAKLLSLLIVLVVATLTVAGMTLWYVYGTQKIFQHMEKSDITALLSAQGLQKELMAQQGLTTYYSLDHDNKWLVRLENNNKQFEKLLNKARETNYLDQGRTILNNIESDYLHYIFSRKEVINLYRKNLNKEGVELHRKIRARFQSIYDLCEQYKQLHQEQIRYAAVNYRNQAKILTALSLVSVPLSAFLAVWIGFILIKHILDPIRHLARLEEDGVPDILSGEVGALSERMQNLIDDVENAYEMLQHSRDQVAQSEKMATVGKLAAGMAHSIRNPLTSVKMRLFSLERSLNLDVVQKEDFEVISEEIRHLDTIIRNFLEFSRPPKLRPQSVSPSELVDSTLNLLSHRLESCGVVVTVCRNENLPVVNADTEQFKEALMNLILNACEAMVDGGKISITEDSMTIAPYGKMATLTIVDNGPGIPALFKDDIFKPFYSTKEEGTGLGLSISNRIMTEHGGWLHLKDSGPQGTSFIMALPLKDASTWLRS is encoded by the coding sequence ATGGCTGATAAAACATTTCATAGCTTACACCGTTTATCATTACGTGCCAAATTACTCTCTTTACTGATAGTCCTTGTTGTTGCGACTTTAACTGTTGCAGGGATGACGTTATGGTATGTGTACGGTACCCAGAAAATTTTTCAGCATATGGAAAAGTCCGATATCACAGCTTTGCTTTCCGCACAGGGACTTCAAAAAGAGTTAATGGCTCAGCAGGGGCTTACAACCTATTATTCATTAGACCATGATAACAAATGGCTTGTTCGGCTTGAAAATAACAACAAACAGTTTGAAAAATTGTTAAATAAAGCCAGAGAGACAAATTATTTAGATCAGGGCCGTACTATTCTAAACAACATTGAATCGGATTATCTTCACTATATTTTTTCACGAAAAGAAGTCATCAATTTATATCGTAAGAATCTTAATAAAGAAGGCGTTGAACTGCACCGGAAGATTCGTGCCCGTTTTCAATCCATTTATGATCTTTGTGAGCAATACAAACAACTGCATCAGGAACAGATCCGTTATGCCGCTGTTAATTATAGAAATCAGGCAAAAATATTAACTGCCTTGTCTCTTGTCTCAGTTCCACTGTCTGCATTCCTTGCTGTGTGGATCGGATTTATTCTTATCAAGCATATTCTTGATCCTATTCGACACTTGGCCAGGCTGGAAGAAGATGGTGTACCGGATATTCTTTCCGGTGAAGTCGGAGCACTGTCTGAACGCATGCAGAATCTGATTGATGATGTTGAAAATGCTTACGAGATGCTTCAACATAGTCGTGATCAAGTTGCTCAGTCCGAAAAAATGGCCACAGTGGGTAAGCTGGCCGCAGGAATGGCGCACTCAATTCGCAATCCTCTGACCTCGGTAAAAATGCGTTTATTCTCACTTGAACGCAGTCTTAATCTTGATGTTGTCCAGAAGGAAGATTTTGAGGTTATTTCCGAAGAAATTAGACATCTGGATACCATTATAAGAAACTTTCTGGAGTTTTCCCGTCCTCCGAAGTTGCGACCTCAGTCGGTATCTCCGTCTGAACTTGTCGACAGTACTCTGAATTTACTCAGTCATCGACTTGAATCGTGCGGGGTGGTTGTAACTGTCTGCCGCAACGAAAATTTACCGGTTGTTAATGCTGATACTGAGCAGTTTAAAGAAGCTCTTATGAATTTAATTCTTAATGCATGTGAAGCCATGGTCGACGGAGGAAAAATCTCTATTACGGAAGACTCCATGACCATTGCTCCTTATGGTAAAATGGCAACTCTGACTATTGTTGATAATGGTCCGGGCATTCCCGCTTTATTCAAGGATGATATCTTTAAGCCATTTTATTCTACCAAGGAAGAAGGCACAGGTTTAGGGTTATCTATTTCTAACCGCATCATGACTGAACATGGAGGTTGGTTACACCTTAAAGATTCTGGACCGCAGGGAACATCATTTATAATGGCTTTACCACTTAAGGATGCAAGTACATGGCTGAGATCCTGA
- a CDS encoding sigma-54 dependent transcriptional regulator: MAEILIVDDDFQLRQSFEKLLKQEGHIVRVASSGEAGVAAVAKSEPDLVIMDMRMSGMTGLEAFRLMRENAPRMAVIIMTAFGTTETAIEATKMGAYDYILKPFDIPEMLALIHQALETSRQSREHTETREQVAATSNQLLGSSRAMQKVYKSIGRVAATDALVLIRGESGTGKELVAQAIYKHSLRQDNPFLIINCVAIPDTLLESELFGYEKGAFTGANRSRAGRIEQAAGGTVFLDEIGDMPLNIQAKILRLLQEKNLERLGGGTSIPVDVRILAATNRDLEKAVADGEFREDLYYRLNVVTLRLPKLCERGDDVYELANHFLDHLSAEMEMHNPGLSEDGKEFLTTHEWPGNVRELSNAIQKALIFSRGAPITRSELTQVVGLSSDRRASSDIFEDVFKAEIRRVLTKHAGENGFEMLMDYAGRLVVGEALEITGGNRTRAAKLLGMTRPTLNARIDKYGLRTQIKVN, encoded by the coding sequence ATGGCTGAGATCCTGATTGTCGATGATGACTTTCAACTGCGGCAGAGCTTTGAAAAGCTTTTGAAGCAGGAAGGCCATATTGTGCGGGTTGCTTCTTCCGGCGAAGCGGGAGTAGCTGCTGTAGCTAAGTCAGAGCCTGATTTGGTTATTATGGATATGCGTATGTCCGGCATGACCGGCCTTGAAGCATTTCGATTGATGCGTGAAAATGCTCCGCGCATGGCTGTTATTATTATGACCGCTTTCGGAACAACTGAAACAGCGATTGAGGCCACTAAAATGGGGGCCTACGATTATATTTTAAAACCGTTTGATATCCCTGAAATGTTAGCCTTAATCCATCAGGCATTGGAGACATCCAGACAGAGCAGGGAGCATACCGAAACTCGGGAACAGGTTGCTGCTACATCTAATCAGTTGCTTGGCAGTAGTCGTGCGATGCAGAAAGTTTATAAATCTATCGGACGTGTTGCTGCTACAGACGCATTGGTACTTATCCGTGGTGAATCTGGAACCGGAAAAGAGTTGGTTGCTCAGGCCATTTATAAACACAGCTTGCGGCAGGATAACCCTTTTCTGATTATCAACTGTGTTGCAATCCCAGACACGTTACTTGAATCTGAGTTATTCGGGTACGAGAAAGGGGCGTTTACCGGAGCAAACCGGAGCCGTGCAGGACGGATTGAACAAGCCGCAGGCGGGACTGTCTTTTTAGATGAAATCGGAGATATGCCGCTTAATATTCAGGCAAAAATTCTTCGCCTGTTGCAGGAGAAGAATTTGGAACGTCTGGGCGGAGGAACTTCCATTCCGGTTGATGTCCGTATTCTGGCGGCAACTAATCGCGATCTTGAAAAAGCTGTGGCAGACGGTGAATTTCGTGAAGATTTATATTATAGGCTTAACGTTGTGACTCTCAGGCTTCCTAAGCTCTGTGAACGTGGTGATGATGTATATGAACTTGCTAATCACTTTTTAGACCATCTCAGTGCTGAAATGGAAATGCATAATCCCGGACTTTCTGAAGATGGTAAAGAGTTTCTAACTACGCATGAATGGCCAGGTAATGTCCGTGAACTTTCAAATGCAATTCAGAAAGCTTTAATTTTCAGTCGCGGCGCGCCGATTACACGGAGTGAGCTTACGCAAGTAGTCGGGCTCAGTTCTGATAGGCGCGCGTCATCTGATATTTTCGAGGATGTTTTTAAGGCTGAAATAAGGCGTGTGCTTACAAAACATGCCGGTGAAAACGGATTTGAGATGCTGATGGATTACGCCGGTCGTCTCGTTGTAGGAGAAGCTCTTGAAATTACCGGTGGCAACCGGACTCGTGCAGCTAAGTTGCTTGGCATGACTCGCCCGACTCTGAATGCTCGAATTGATAAGTACGGTTTAAGAACTCAAATAAAAGTTAATTAA